Sequence from the Gemmatimonadota bacterium genome:
TTTTCATCATCTGCGCCGTCAATGGCGAGTTGACAATTTACCATTAAAGGCCGATTGTCTTCGCGTTTCCAATACGCGTAATCCTGATGCCAGGGTATTGCCGTGCCATCGCGCGAGGCTTTCATCAATAGCTTGCTGTGATACAGTGAGACATTCGGCCCGATCAGCCCTTCTATGATATCCAACATATCATCGCAGCGCAATGCGCGATTTAATCCCTCGCTGATTACTTCGCTGTGCATCAACTGCCGGATGCGCCTGGGCAGGTGTTCATCCTCAAATTCTTCCCACGAGATCCCGATCCCGTCAGGCGTGTTTTCTGCCATTCGCTCGTGCAAGCCCGCAATCTCGCGTTCGATATGGGAAATTTCACAGGATGAAATCAGTCCCTTTTTTAACACATATCCATTTTTTTCGTAAAATGCCTTTTCTGCATCTGTTAGTCCCATTGGATACTCCTGTGTAGTTTCAACCAACCATCTAATTTACAAATTATGACGCGCTCTTGCAAAATCATTTATATTGTATAGCGTGTAAATTAGAAATAGGGAACAGAAATAGAGTGGTTGACGTATAATTGAGATTGAGCGCGTTTTTTATGCTCCACTTTTTTCACCGCCCAATTGGGCACTAAAATAAGGAAAGCCGATGAAGATACGTACTATTTTTGCTTTGTTGTTCTGTATCTCTCTTTTGGGAAGTATTTCCGAGGCGTCTGATTGGACGCACTGGCGCGGTCCCATGCAAAATGGCGCTTCGCCGGAGACGGGGCTTATTTCTACATGGTCTCTGGAGGGGGAAAATCTGATCTGGCGCCGTGATTTTATCGGCAGATCTACACCGATTATTGTAAATGGGCGGGTTTATGTTATCGGGCGAACCGGCAAAGACATAACCGAGCAGGAGCACATCGCGTGTTTTGATGCGGAAACGGGCGATCTCATTTGGGAAAAGAAATTCAATGTCTGGCACTCAACCATAACCTTCAATCGTCTGGGATGGGCAAGTCTGGGGGCCGATGGTGAGACCGGTAATATTTACGCCCATCTCGTCAGTGGGTTATTGATCTGTTTTGATACCGATGGCTATGTCCAGTGGCAGCGGTCTCTAACTGAAGAATTTAACCGATTCTCCGGTTATGGCGGACGATTGCACACGCCCGTTGTCGATGGCGATCTGGTTATCATCAGCATGGGCAATCGCGGATGGGCTGGTGTACCTCCTTCTCATCGGTATGTTGCCTTTAATAAACATACGGGTGAAACCGCGTGGATGGCTCGTCCAGGCGGCGGTGGGCAGGTTGATTTAACCGTTTACTCTACGCCTGTTGTCACGACAATTGACGGGCAGCGCGTGTTGGTTGCCGGCAATGGCAATGGCGGTATTTTTGCCTTCAAAGTCGCAACGGGCGAAAAAGTATGGGGTTTTCCATTCAGTAAGCGCGGCATCAATACCTCGCCTGTTGTGGCTGATAATCGCGTTTATGTCGCACATAGTGAAGAAAATGTCGATAATACCGCCCTGGGGCGCGTTACATGTCTGGATGCGCGTACGGGCAAAGAAATCTGGCGACAAGACGGTATGACCGCGGGCTATGCTTCGCCAGCGGTTCACGCGGGACGCGTCTATGTGATCGACAATTCGGCCAATGTGCATTGTTTAGACGCCAAAACGGGAAAGCAATATTGGGAGCAAAATATCGGCACTGTGGGCAAGGGATCGCCGACCTGGGCCGATGGAAAACTCTATGTTACTGAAGTCAATGGCGGCTTCCAGATTCTCAAAACGGACAATATGGGTGCGGAAGTGCTCGACAAAAAGAAAATAGCGATGCCCGAGGGCGGGCATGCCGAGATCTACGGATCGGCCGCTGTTGCGTATCGCCGTATCTATTTTGCGACCGAAGCCGGGTTGTTTTGTCTGGGCGATAAAAACGCGCGATTTGAAGTCACGCCTTCTGCTCATGCAAAGCACGAAAGCGCGCCTTCGGGTGCCGAACCAGCATCTATTCTTTCGATTCCGGCTGAGGCGACCATACAACAGGGCGAGGTACTGCCCCTGCGGGCAGAGGCTTATGACGAGAAGGGGCGCTTGATCGGCAATGCCGACGCCGAGTGGTCGTTGAATGGTCTGGCTGGAGAAATAAAGAATAATCAGTTTGTTCCGTCCAGAGCGGGACAGGGCGGATGGATCACGGCCAAACTGGGGGAATTAACCCGACAAACCTGGGTGCGCGTGGTGCCCGATGTGCCCTGGACAGAGGATTTTGAAAATGTCGAAGCCGGCAAAAATCCATTGCACTGGGTGTGGGGGGGCAGGGGGTTTGTGGTGGAGGAAAAAGATGGCAACAAGGTGCTGGCAAAACCGCCGGCTGCACGTGGCTTGGATCGCTCAAATCTCTATGTGGCGCCGTACAAACTCAGCGGTTATACTATTCAGGCCGATCTTATGGGTACGCAAAACAAGCGACGCCGTCCCGATATGGGGCTTGTCTCGCATCGCTATATTCTCGACCTTCAGGGCATTCACCAGCGCCTCGAAGTGCGGTCGTGGTCGTCGGATTTGCGCATGGCAAAACGCATCAATTTCCACTGGGATATGGGGGTGTGGTACACCATGAAAATGAGAGTTGATATCGAAGGCGGTAAAGCTATTGTTCGGGGCAAAGTTTGGGAAAAAGGCGATCCCGAACCCGATGCGTGGAGTATTGAAGTAGAAGATCCCTTGCCGATAGAAGAGGGCAGCCCCGCGCTTTACGGCTATTCACCCGCTACGATTTACTACGATAATGTGAAAGTGTGGTAATCTTCATAAACCCTTACAGATAAAGGAATAAAATGAAATTGAAACGACTTTTTAGCGGATGTGTCATCGCTGGTTTGATCGTATCGACTGGTATTGCTGAAGAGGTTATGTGGGGATTTACTCCAGATCGCAACCTCGTGTCAGACGCAAAAAATTTGCCGTTGAACTGGAATGTAGAAACGGGTGAAAATATTGCCTGGAAAGCAGATCTCGGTTCGCAGTCCTACGCCGGTCCCATCAGGATCGGTGGAAAAATATTCATGGGTACAAATAACCAGATTGAGCGCAATCCCAAAATTACGGGTGACAAGGGCGTGATCATGGCTTTTCGGGAATCCGATGGGAAATTTCTCTGGCAAGCAGCGCATCCCAAGCTGCCCGCGGGGCGCGTCAATGACTGGCCACAACAGGGCATTTGCTCTACGCCTTATATTCGCGGAGATCGGATGTATTATATCTCGAATCAATGTCGCGTGGTGTGTGCGGATACAGAGGGGTTTTTGGATGGGGAAAATGACGGTCCATATACCGGAGAAGAGGATACGAGCGACATCGGCGTGGATATTATCTGGGAATACGACATGATGGAAGAACTGGATGTGTTCCCTCACAATCTGGCGACCTGTTCGCCCGTGGGAGCGGGCAATCTCCTGTTTGTCATCACGGCTAATGGTGTTGACGAGGGCCACATCGCCATCCCGTCGCCTCTGTCGCCCAGCTTTATTGCGGTTGATCTCAATACGGGCGAGCTGGTTTGGGAAAAAGCCTATCCCGGTGAAAGTATCTTGCACGGGCAGTGGTCCAATCCCGCTTATGGCGTTATCAATGGCAAGCCGCAGGTGATTTGCCCCGGAGGCGATGGTTGGGTTTATTCAGTGGAACCCGAGACTGGCGACCTGATCTGGAAATTTGACTGCAATCCAAAAGAATCTGTGTGGGAGTTGGGCGGACGCGGCACGCGCAATGCAATTATTTCCACTCCCGTTATTTACGATAACAAGGTTTTTATCGGCGTTGGACAAGACCCGGAGCACGGCGAGGGCATTGGTCATTTGTGGGCTATTGACGCGACGGGTACAGGGGATGTGACGGGAAGCCATGCGGTGTGGCACTTTGGCAATGAAGATTACAACCGGACTATTTCTACGGTGGGCATCAGCGATGGCCTGCTCTATGCGGCAGACCTCAGCGGTTTTGTCTATTGTCTCGATCTGAAAACCGGCACACAGCACTGGAAATACGATACATTTGCTGCGATATGGGGATCGCCTTTTGTCGCGGATGGGAAGGTGTATATCGGCGATGAAGACGGCGATGTGGCGATTTTGAAAGCCGGAACAGAATTTGAACTGATCAACGAAATCAATATGGGTAGCGCCGTATATACCACGCCTATTGCAAAAGATGGCATGCTCTACATTGGCACGCGCAATACGCTGTATGCGATTAAAGGCGAGTAGGAGAGGTCACAATATGGAAGTTCTGGCAACACCAGTGGCCGATAAGGTCAAAGAAGCGCGAGACAATCTCGATACCCAGGTGCGAGATATGGTCGCGTGGCATTTTAATCCCAGTACGGGATGTCCATTCTGGCTGGAATTTGCAGGAGAACTGGATTTTGATCCGCGGCGGGAGATCGGCGGGTACAGCGATTTGAAATACCTCGGACATTTCCAGGACGAATGGCTGCGCGGCGGTCCCGTGCGACGATGGATACCGAGGGGTAGTGAGGGACAGCGGACTTATGTATTTGAGACGGGTGGCTCAACTGGGGTTCCCAAATATCGGATCAGCCAAAATGATTTTCAGATCGACTACGAAATGTTTAGCGAGCACCTCTCAGAAGAAACATTTCCGAAGGGAGCGGACTGGCTGATGCTGGGGCCAACAGGTCCCCGGCGATTGCGCCTGGCTGTCGAATATCTTTGTCAGATTCGCGGTGGGATTTGCTTTCTCGTGGATCTCGATCCCCGATGGGTCAACAAGCTGATCAAGCGCGGCGCGCTCCAGGAATTGGAACTCTACAAAGCCCATGTGATTGATCAGGCACTCACGATTCTGCGCGCCAATGACAATGTGAAATGCATGTTCACGACGCCCAAGCTCCTCGAAGAATTGTGCGAAAAAATTTCTCTGCAAAAAGCCGGGATCAGCGGTATTTTCTGCGGGGGCACAGAGATGAACGCACAATTTAATAGATTTGCGAGAGAAGAGCTTATCCCGGGCATTGATTTTGTTCCTACCTACGGCAATACCCTGATGGGGCTGGCTTATTCCAAGCCGCTGGAACCCGAAGACAATTACGCGATTACGTATTATCCGCCCGTGCCCCGCGCGTTTATAGAATTGGTGAATTCAGATAATCCCGATGAAGAGGTCGGTTACGACGAAGTCGGGCGCGTGATGCTGACGACGCTTACGAAAGAATTTTTCATGCCCCGCTTTCTCGAACGCGATGAAGCCGAACGCGCCAAACCGATTGAAGCCTATCCCTGGGATGGCGTGAGAAATCTGGGTCTGTTCTCTGAGTTGCAGGAATCCGTCGTGGTTGGGGTGTATTAAAACGGTGGATTTTTTTATTTTTTCAGGGTAGTCCTAATTCACGACAGAAGGTAGAAAACGGTAGAACGCGGGTGTTGGTTGTTGCATTGCCAAAATCCTTTGTGCCCAGATGTACCTGGTAGAATCGCGGAATATCTGTTCTCTCTCTGAAGTACCTGCATGCGGGAGAAGTGCCGCGCTCGCCGGTTTTGCACTCGACGGCAAATTCAGCATATCCATCGCGGAGAACGACAAAATCTACCTCGCGTTTGTCGATATCTCGGATGAAGCGCAATTCCATGTTATATCCCTCTGTGTCTTCTATATAGTGGCAGTACTTCAACAAGTGTCCGGCTACCATGTTCTCAAACCGGGCACCGCGGTCTGCTACGCGCGACCAGTCCCAGAAATACAGTTTTTTTTCTTTGCGTACGGCCCTGATCCTCTTTGCTCCAAATGGTGGAATGCGGTAGCACATGTATAGCCTTTCAAAGATCGCAAGCCAGCGTTCGACGGTTTCGTAAGCCACTTGTAAGAGTTTGCTGAGGCTGTTGACCGAAAGCGGGGATCCCACACAGGCGGGCAGGTGAGACAGCAACAGGTCCAGCATGGATACCTCTCGCACATTTTCCAGATCGCGGAGGTCTTCATAGATGACTCTTGCGGAATGCTCGCGTAGCCATCTGCGGTGAAATCGCGCCTCTCCTCTGAGAAATGGCTCGGGGAAACCGCCAAATCTGAGCAATTGCGCCACGAGCGCGTTATCGGGCTTCTGCCCGCATTCCATCAGCGTGAAGGGATGAAGACGGTAGTAGTGATATCGTCCTTGCAAGGAGTCGCCGCCTTTGCGATAGTAGTCCAGCCGGGCCGAGCCGGTGACGATAAAAGAAACGGATGTCTTGTTTTTATCGAATAATCCCTTCATTAGATTTCGCCATTGCGCGTACTTGTGAATTTCATCGAAAATGACGCGGGTCTGTCCCGAAGGGAGTCTTCCCGCCAGAATGTTCTCGCGGTCGGCCAGTACATCCCAGTTCAGATAGGCCGGTGAGGATTCATTTCGTCCTTGCCCCAACAGTGAGATTGCGAGTGTTGTTTTTCCAACCTGGCGTGGGCCGCCGATGAATATCATTCTGTCTGCGATATCTGCTTCAATATGATCCATGATGTAACGGGGTTCCATACTTATCACCTTTCTCGCATGTCGTGAGTATTTTAGACTGAACCTTAATATACTCGTGAGTATTTTAGAGTCAATATGAAAATACTCATGTATCTCATTGTGCTTGCTTTTACTGAGGAGAAAAGCTACTTTTTTATGCTAAACGCGAGTCAAAGCCACATCTCTGAATGTTGCAGGGAAGCGATAATTAGTCTTTCAAAGAGGCAAAATATATGATTCACTTACCCATTTTACGCGCGGGAAAACCGTACACGAGTTTGAGCGTTCAGGAAGTGTCGCATATTCAAACTGGCGAGCCGCTCGTTCGGGTCAGTCAGGCAAACCGTGGGCTGGTCGCAAAAGACTTAAATGGGGCGGCGGCGAACAAACAGGTGCTCGACAGGCTGGGTGTACCTGAACTCGTAGGTATAACCCGCGAAGCTGCGCGCTTATTTGCAGAAGCCGATTTGCCAATTGGTGACCATATCCAGACGCCCGATGACTATGTCAAACAGGTGTCTGGTACAACGGGTATGCCCGAAGCTCTCTGCCGCGCGAATATGGAAAAAATTCAACTCGTGTGTACGGAGATCGAAGCTATTTTAGGGGGTCTCACGCGCGGGTTAGACCTCGCTGTGCTCGATGAGGGCTGGCACGATCAGGATGGTCGCTCTCTCAGCTATATTTGCCAGGCCGATGCCCTCGGGGCGATATTGCCGAGCAATTCACCGGGGGTACACGCGCTGTGGGTTCCCTCCATACCGCTCAAAGTACCCCTCGTTCTCAAACCCGGGCGCGAAGAGCCATGGACGCCTTTCCGAATTGCACAGGCGTTTATCGAAGCCGGGTGCCCGCCAGAAGCGTTTGGGTTTTATCCGACGGACCACGGTGGTGCCACTGAAATTTTGCTTCGCTGCGGTCGCTCCATGCTCTTTGGAGGCGGGGCGACGGTCGCGCCCTGGCTGGGCGATCCCCGCGTGGAAATCCACGGGCCTGGGCAGAGTAAGGTTATTATTGGCGACGATGTGATAGACCGCTGGGAAGACTATCTCGACATCGCGGTTGCCTCGATTGCTGCAAATGGCGGTCGCTCCTGTATCAATGCGTCGGGTGTGTGGGTTCCCGCGCATGGTCGAGAAATTGCCGAAGCACTCGCAGAGCGATTGGCAAAAATTGTCGGGAGACCTCTGGATGATCCAGATGCGCAGATCGCGGCATTTACCAACCCCACATTCGCCGATCAAATTTCGACAGCGATAGACATTCATCTGAAAACCCCGGGGGCTGAAGATCTGACAGAAGAATTGCGCGGGGATCGGCTGGTCGAGATCGATGGCTTGAAATTCTTAAATCCCACGGTTGTCTGGTGCGATGATTTTGAACATCCCCTTGCAAATACCGAATATTTGTTCCCATACGCGAGCGTAGTCGAGGTGCCACAGTCGGAAATTCTGGACAAGATTGGACCGAGTCTCGTGGTGACAGCAATAACAGAAGACCGTGTATTTATCGACAAATTGCTCAATTCGCCCCATGTTGAAAGACTCAATGTGGGCGCGATTCCCACGCCTCAGATTTCTTGGGATCAACCACACGAGGGCAATTTGTTCGAACACCTGTACCGGCAGCGTGCGCTGCAATGGGCAAAACAGGCTTAGGAGATGAAAGCATTTGATTTTTGTCCCACTACGCGCGTGGTATTTGGGGAAGGCACACTCGCGCAATTGGGAAAATTATCAAAAGAATTGGGCGGAAGCCGCATTCTTTTTGTGACCGATCCAGGGATTGTAAGTGCCGGGCTTGCAGACCGTGCGATTGCGCTACTTCAACGCGCTTCCGTGGATTTTTTTGTGTTTGATGGTGCAGGTGAAAATCCCACGACCGCGCATATAGATGCCGGAGTCGCGTTTGCAAAAGCACAGGGGAATATTGATCTGATTGTCGGGATGGGTGGGGGCAGTGCGATGGATTGCGCCAAGGGGATCAATTTTATCCTGACAAACGGCGGAGAGATAAAAGATTATTGGGGTATGGGACATGCGACAAAACCGATGTTGCCCTCTGTTGGAGTTCCAACGACTGCGGGCACGGGGAGCGAAGCGCAGTCCTACGCGCTTATTTCCGATGCAAAAACGCATGTCAAGATGGCCTGTGGCGATCTAAAGGCGCGATTTCGGAGTGTTATTCTCGATCCGTCACTGATTGAAAGTGTGCCGAGAGATGTCGCAGCAGCAGCGGGTATAGACGCCATCGCACACGCCATTGAAAGTTATGCTTGCACGCGCCGCAATGCTATTTCTATGATGTTTGCGCAAAAGGCGTGGCACTTGCTTTCATCGAGTTTTGAAAGCGTGCTGAAGGATGCTTCCGATAGCGAAGCGAGAAGTAAAATGCTTTTGGGCGCGCATTTTGCTGGCGCGGCTATTGAGAATGCCATGTTGGGTGCAGCCCATGCGTGTGCCAATCCATTGACCGCGCATTTTGGTATTGTACATGGCGTCGCTGTGGCACTTATGCTGCCCGCTGTCGTCCAATTTAATGGAGAAACCGAAAGTGCGTGCTATCGTGGACTCGGATCCGATGTTGATGAACTCGTCGAGAAGATCGCTTTTTTGAAAGAATGTGCGAATTTGCCTTCTCGATTGCGCGACCTCGGTGTATCGCGTGACAGCCTTTCCATGCTGGCAAGAGATGCAACTAAACAGTGGACGGGTGCTTTTAATCCGAGACCCGTGAATGAAGATGATTTTCTCGCGCTTTACGAATTTGTGTATTGATCCGCAATGAGAATGATTCTTTTTTTTCTTGTTTTTTCTTTATTTTTAATTCCCGTCCAGGCAGAAGAATGGAGCCGGTTTCGCGGGGATGCACAATCTTCGGGTGTTGCAAATAGTAACCTGCCCGCTGAACTGGATGTGTTGTGGACGGCACAGATCGAAATAGGGATTGAATCCACCGCCGCAATTTGGCAAGACGCGGTGTATGTGGGCGGATTGGATGAAAAGCTGTACGCTTTTGATTTTGATAGCGGTGTGCTCAAGTGGACGTATTCGGCTACGGGTGAGATCAAATCGTCGCCATTGGTTTTCGAAAAAACCGTGTTTTTCGGCGATGGCAATGGCGTTTTTCACGCTGTTGATGCACAGACAGGTAAGGCATTGTGGACGTTTCAAACGGATGGGGAGATTATCTCGTCGGCAAATGCAACCGGGGGCCGCATCCTGTTTGGGTCTTATGATCAGTTCTTGTACTGCCTCGCGCCGGACGACGGGTCTTTGTTGTGGAAGATAGAAACGGATGGTTATGTTCACGGGATGCCAGCTATCGCACAAGCGCATACACTGATCGCGGGTTGTGATGGTCTCTTGCGCGTTATCGATATTGCCAGTGGAAAAGAGCAATCGCAAATTGAACTCGGCGCTTATGTGGGGGCAAGTGCCGCTGTTCACCAGACGCGTGTTTATGTGGGGACTTATGAGAGCCAGGTTTTGTGCATTGATTTAAATGCAAAAGAGATTGTCTGGAGATACGAACATCCACAACGGCAATTTCCCTATGTTGCATCGCCATCCGTGACCCGAGAGCGGGTTATTGTTGCAGGGCGCGACAAGATGGTTCACGCGCTTGATCCCGATACGGGTGATGTTTTGTGGACTTATACATCCCGATCCCGATTTGAAGCGTCTCCCGTTGTGGTGGGGGATCGCGTTTTTACAGGTACAATGGATGGAAAAATCGTGGCATTAAATCTCGAGACTGGCGAATCCGATTGGGAGTTTGTAACCGGATCGGGATTTATTGCTTCGCCCAGTGTTGCGCGCGAGCGGCTGATTATTGGCACAACAGATGGCACGTTATATTGTTTTGGAAAGGCGGAAGAATGAGCGAGCAAATCCAGATTCCAGAGCCAGCGACAACCCGCAAAGTGTGGAAGGAGACAGATGTTGGTAGCGTGTTTGTTTCCAATTATCCGCCTTACTCTTTCTGGCGCGATGAAAATACGGCGCGCATTGAAGAGATGTTGCACTCATCTGATTCGGAGGATAGAGAAACACCTCTCGGCCTTTACCTGCATATTCCATTTTGCCGAAAACGGTGCAAGTTCTGTTATTTTCGGGTTTATACAGATCGCAATAGCGCGGAAATTCAGACGTATTTGGATGCCCTGACAAAAGAAGTGGAAGCTTATAGCACGTTGCCGCGTATTGCAGGGCGAAAATTGCACTTTGTTTATTTTGGCGGTGGCACGCCGTCTTATATCAGTGTCAAACATTTAAAGACATTGGTTGACCGGGTCAAGGCTGTGATGCCATGGGATGATGCGGAAGAAGTGGCATTTGAATGCGAACCGGGTACGCTGTCAGAATCCAAAGTCGAGGCTATTCGAGAGATTGGCGTCACGCGTTTGAGCCTGGGATTGGAGAACTTAAACGACGATATTTTGCGGGAGAATGGTCGCGCACACGTCAGCAAAGAAATTTACAGGGCTATGCCGTGGGTCAAGGCGCAGGAATTTGTACAGGTCAATGTAGATTTAATCTCCGGTATGGTCGGAGAGACGTGGGAGACGTGGCGAGATACGGTGCAGGGTACCATTGATCTCGACGCGGATAGCGTCACTATTTATCAGATGGAATTGCCGTTTAATACGACGTATTCAAAAGCGATACGCGATGGGGGTGGTTTGCAGGTCGCAGATTGGGCTACCAAGCGCGCCTGGCACAATTATGCGATTGAAGAGTTTGCCAGCGCGGGCTATGAAACATCGAGTGCTTATACACTGGTGAAAAAAGGTCGTCTGAACAAATTCATCTATCGAGATGCCCTGTGGCGCAGCGCGGATCTCATCGGTGCGGGTGTGGCTTCTTTTTCACATGTGGGTGGTATGCATTTTCAAAACCAGACGCACTGGGATCCCTATATCGAAACCATTGACAAAGGACAACTTCCGATCAATCGATCTTTTGTGCCCACAAAAGACGAGCGGCTGATCAGAGAGATGATTTTGCAACTCAAGCTCGGGCGGATTGAAACAGCGTATTTTCAGGATAAATTTGGCGTCAATATTTTGCACCAATTTGGTGATGCCTATCAGAAACTCAGGGAATACGAGATGCTGGATTTTGATTCGCAGAGTATCACTCTGAGCCGGGAGGGACTTTTGCGCGTCGATCAGTTGCTGCCCGAATTTTATCACGAAAAATATCGCAATTCGCGCTATACATAAACAATTAATAACAATGGAGGATATATGAAATACAGGTATTATTTGTCAATCGCCGTTGTGCTGTGCTTTTCTTCCGCACACGCGGATTGGCCTCAATGGTTGGGACCCAACCGAACGGGTATTTCTTCTGAAACGGGGTTGTTGACAACCTGGGCAAAAGAAGGGCCAAGGGTTGTGTGGGAAAAAGAACTCGGTGAGGGGTTTTCCGGTATCTCGGTCGCAGAGGGACGGGTCTATACTATGTTCTCGGCTGGTGAAGATGAATTTGCCGTTTGCCTCGATGAAGAAACGGGTGAGGAAATCTGGCGTTTCAGGACCGGTGCCAAATACTATGAGCGGCAAGGTGGAAATGGCCCCCGTTCTCAGCCCACTGTAGATGGCGATCGGGTTTTTGTGCTCAGTGCAGAAGGCTGGTTGTACGCGCTCAATGCAAAAGATGGGAAAAAACTGTGGCTGGTCGATCTCTACGATGGATTGGGCAGTCGCGTGCCAAAATTTGGTTTTTCGACGTCGCCGCTGGTCGAAGGCGATTTGTTGCTTTTAGAGGTTGGCACACGGCAAGGGACGTTTATCGCTTTGAATAAGACAAATGGCGCTGTCAAGTGGGCGTCTCAAAACGACATCGTGTCTTATTCATCGCCTATTGCTGTAGATATTGCGGGTATTCGTCAGGTGGTTTTTATTTCGGGCGAAGCCGCGGTTGGGCTTTCTCCCACGGATGGCTCGCTCTTCTGGCGATTTCCCTGGTACACATCTTATGATCTGAATGTTGCTACGCCAATTTTAGTGCCTCCAGATCGCATATTTATTTCTTCGGGCTATGACCATGGGGCAGCTCTGTTGCAAATATCCCGGGAGGGAGATGGTCTGAGTGTAAAAAAGGTGTGGGAAAGCCGCGGTATGAAAAATCATTTTGGTACATCGCTTCTGATCGGCGACTATATCTACGGTTTTGACAATGCAATTTTGAAATGTATTGAAGCAGAGACTGGCAAAGAACAGTGGAAACACCGGGGGTATGGCAAAGGGACGCTTATTTATGCCGATGGACAGTTGATTATTTTGAGCGATAAAGGCAAACTCGCATTGGCAGACGCATCGCCCACAGAGTTTCGGGAAAAGGCCAGAGCACAAGTGCTATCGGGCAAGTGCTGGACACCACCAACACTTGCCAATGGGAAAATTTTTGTGAGGGATATGCACAGGATTGTATGCATGAATGTATCGGGCATGCAGGCGAAACCTGTGGACACGGAGAGCGAATAATAGTCGGAAAAGGCCGGGGGACAACCGATAACCGGAGAAGCCGC
This genomic interval carries:
- a CDS encoding PQQ-binding-like beta-propeller repeat protein produces the protein MILFFLVFSLFLIPVQAEEWSRFRGDAQSSGVANSNLPAELDVLWTAQIEIGIESTAAIWQDAVYVGGLDEKLYAFDFDSGVLKWTYSATGEIKSSPLVFEKTVFFGDGNGVFHAVDAQTGKALWTFQTDGEIISSANATGGRILFGSYDQFLYCLAPDDGSLLWKIETDGYVHGMPAIAQAHTLIAGCDGLLRVIDIASGKEQSQIELGAYVGASAAVHQTRVYVGTYESQVLCIDLNAKEIVWRYEHPQRQFPYVASPSVTRERVIVAGRDKMVHALDPDTGDVLWTYTSRSRFEASPVVVGDRVFTGTMDGKIVALNLETGESDWEFVTGSGFIASPSVARERLIIGTTDGTLYCFGKAEE
- a CDS encoding coproporphyrinogen-III oxidase family protein, with amino-acid sequence MSEQIQIPEPATTRKVWKETDVGSVFVSNYPPYSFWRDENTARIEEMLHSSDSEDRETPLGLYLHIPFCRKRCKFCYFRVYTDRNSAEIQTYLDALTKEVEAYSTLPRIAGRKLHFVYFGGGTPSYISVKHLKTLVDRVKAVMPWDDAEEVAFECEPGTLSESKVEAIREIGVTRLSLGLENLNDDILRENGRAHVSKEIYRAMPWVKAQEFVQVNVDLISGMVGETWETWRDTVQGTIDLDADSVTIYQMELPFNTTYSKAIRDGGGLQVADWATKRAWHNYAIEEFASAGYETSSAYTLVKKGRLNKFIYRDALWRSADLIGAGVASFSHVGGMHFQNQTHWDPYIETIDKGQLPINRSFVPTKDERLIREMILQLKLGRIETAYFQDKFGVNILHQFGDAYQKLREYEMLDFDSQSITLSREGLLRVDQLLPEFYHEKYRNSRYT
- a CDS encoding PQQ-binding-like beta-propeller repeat protein, coding for MKYRYYLSIAVVLCFSSAHADWPQWLGPNRTGISSETGLLTTWAKEGPRVVWEKELGEGFSGISVAEGRVYTMFSAGEDEFAVCLDEETGEEIWRFRTGAKYYERQGGNGPRSQPTVDGDRVFVLSAEGWLYALNAKDGKKLWLVDLYDGLGSRVPKFGFSTSPLVEGDLLLLEVGTRQGTFIALNKTNGAVKWASQNDIVSYSSPIAVDIAGIRQVVFISGEAAVGLSPTDGSLFWRFPWYTSYDLNVATPILVPPDRIFISSGYDHGAALLQISREGDGLSVKKVWESRGMKNHFGTSLLIGDYIYGFDNAILKCIEAETGKEQWKHRGYGKGTLIYADGQLIILSDKGKLALADASPTEFREKARAQVLSGKCWTPPTLANGKIFVRDMHRIVCMNVSGMQAKPVDTESE